The following are encoded together in the Pseudomonas maumuensis genome:
- the ppx gene encoding exopolyphosphatase codes for MPHTTAKNLSLIAAIDLGSNSFHMVVAKAHHTEIRILERLGEKVQLAAGIDEERKLSEEAMQRGLECLKRFAQLINGMPQGSVRIVGTNALREARNRNEFILRAEAILGHPVEVISGREEARLIYLGVSHTLADTPGKRLVADIGGGSTEFIIGQRFEPLLRESLQMGCVSFTQRYFRDGKITPARYAQAYTAARLELMSIENALHRLTWDEAIGSSGTIRAIGAAIKSGGLGNGEVNAEGLAWVKRKLFKLGETDKIDFEGVKPDRRTIFPAGLAILEAIFDALELQRMEHCDGALREGVLFDLLGRHHHEDVRERTLNSLMERYHVDQGQAARVERKALHAFDQVAKAWDLEQGNWRDLLGWAAKVHEVGLDIAHYHYHKHGAYLIEHSDLSGFSREDQQMMALLVRGHRRNIPKDKFAELGDEGVKLLRLCVLLRFAILFHHIRGTQQMPKVVLQAGDNSLEVVFPGNWLEENQLTQADFANEAEWLARVGFVLSVR; via the coding sequence ATGCCGCATACCACCGCGAAGAACCTGTCTCTGATCGCCGCCATCGACCTGGGCTCCAACAGCTTCCACATGGTCGTGGCCAAGGCCCATCACACGGAAATCCGCATCCTCGAAAGGCTTGGAGAAAAGGTTCAGCTCGCCGCCGGCATCGACGAGGAGCGCAAGCTCAGCGAAGAAGCCATGCAGCGCGGCCTGGAATGCCTAAAGCGCTTCGCCCAGCTGATCAACGGCATGCCCCAGGGCTCGGTGCGCATCGTCGGCACCAACGCCCTGCGCGAAGCACGCAATCGTAACGAATTCATCCTGCGCGCCGAGGCCATCCTCGGCCACCCGGTCGAGGTCATTTCTGGCCGCGAAGAAGCGCGCCTGATCTACCTGGGCGTGTCCCACACCCTGGCCGACACCCCGGGCAAGCGCCTGGTCGCCGACATCGGCGGCGGCAGCACCGAGTTCATCATCGGCCAACGTTTCGAGCCGCTGCTGCGCGAAAGCCTACAGATGGGCTGCGTAAGCTTCACCCAGCGCTACTTCCGCGACGGCAAGATCACCCCGGCGCGCTATGCCCAGGCCTACACCGCCGCGCGCCTGGAGCTGATGAGCATCGAGAACGCCCTGCATCGCCTGACCTGGGACGAGGCCATCGGCTCGTCCGGGACCATCCGCGCCATTGGCGCCGCCATCAAGTCCGGCGGTCTGGGTAATGGCGAGGTCAACGCCGAGGGCCTGGCCTGGGTCAAGCGTAAGCTGTTCAAGCTGGGCGAAACCGACAAGATCGACTTCGAAGGGGTCAAGCCCGATCGCCGCACCATCTTCCCGGCGGGCCTGGCCATCCTCGAGGCGATCTTCGATGCGCTGGAGCTGCAGCGGATGGAGCACTGCGACGGTGCCCTGCGCGAAGGTGTGTTGTTCGACCTGCTGGGCCGCCACCATCACGAGGATGTGCGCGAGCGCACCCTGAACTCGCTGATGGAACGCTACCACGTCGACCAGGGCCAGGCCGCTCGAGTCGAGCGCAAAGCACTGCACGCCTTCGACCAAGTGGCCAAGGCATGGGATCTTGAACAGGGCAACTGGCGCGATCTGCTAGGCTGGGCAGCGAAAGTGCATGAGGTGGGCCTGGACATCGCTCATTATCACTACCACAAGCACGGCGCCTACCTGATCGAGCACTCCGACCTTTCCGGCTTCTCCCGCGAGGACCAGCAGATGATGGCCCTGCTGGTGCGCGGCCATCGACGCAACATTCCCAAGGACAAGTTCGCCGAACTGGGCGATGAAGGCGTCAAGCTGCTGCGCCTATGCGTACTGCTGCGCTTCGCCATCCTCTTCCACCATATCCGTGGCACCCAGCAGATGCCGAAAGTGGTGCTTCAGGCCGGCGACAACAGCCTCGAAGTGGTCTTCCCTGGAAACTGGCTGGAAGAAAACCAGCTGACCCAGGCCGACTTCGCCAACGAGGCGGAGTGGCTGGCCCGGGTCGGCTTCGTTCTCAGCGTACGTTGA
- the ppk1 gene encoding polyphosphate kinase 1: MVQTPPDLPAVVEPEPVVEAAPAPAPAPAPAIAVPSLDDSSLYIHRELSQLQFNIRVLEQALDESYPLLERLKFLLIFSSNLDEFFEIRVAGLKKQINFAREQAGADGLQPHQALARISELVHLEVDRQYAILNDVLLPELEKHAIRFIRRRYWTPKLKTWVRRFFRDEIAPIITPIGLDPTHPFPLLVNKSLNFIVELEGVDAFGRDSGLAIIPAPRLLPRVIRVPEDVGGPGDNYVFLSSMIHAHADDLFQGMKVKGCYQFRLTRNADLALDSEEVDDLARALRGELFSRRYGDAVRLEVADTCPKHLSDYLLKQFSLSESELYQVNGPVNLTRLFSITGLDSHPELQYTPFTPAIPKLLVNADNIFSVIGKQDILLMHPFESFTPVIDLLRQAAKDPHVLAVRQTLYRSGANSEIVDALVDAARNGKEVTAVIELRARFDEESNLQMASRLQAAGAVVIYGVVGFKTHAKMMLILRREQGEIVRYAHLGTGNYHAGNARLYTDYSLLTSDDALTEDVGKLFSQLIGMGKTLRMKKLLHAPFTLKKGMLDMIARETQFALEGKPAHIIAKFNSLTDAKIIKALYKASQSGVRIDLVVRGMCCLRPGIPGVSHNIHVRSIIGRFLEHTRVFYFLNGGEEQIYLSSADWMERNLDKRVETCFPVEGKKLLLRVKKELEGYLTDNTQAWTLQPDGRYVRSTPTGNQNPRSAQATLLERLSNPVLNVR; encoded by the coding sequence ATGGTGCAGACCCCACCCGACCTGCCGGCGGTAGTAGAGCCGGAACCGGTCGTCGAAGCAGCCCCGGCACCTGCGCCTGCGCCGGCCCCGGCGATCGCCGTGCCGAGCCTGGACGACAGCAGCCTGTACATTCATCGCGAGCTCTCGCAGCTGCAGTTCAACATCCGCGTGCTGGAACAGGCGCTGGACGAATCCTACCCGCTGCTCGAGCGCCTGAAGTTCCTGTTGATCTTCTCTAGCAACCTCGACGAGTTCTTCGAGATCCGCGTGGCGGGGCTTAAGAAGCAGATCAACTTCGCCCGCGAACAGGCCGGCGCCGACGGCCTGCAGCCGCACCAGGCGCTGGCGCGGATCAGCGAGCTGGTGCACCTCGAAGTGGATCGCCAGTACGCGATCCTCAACGACGTGCTGCTGCCGGAGCTGGAAAAACACGCCATTCGTTTCATCCGTCGCCGTTACTGGACACCCAAGCTCAAGACCTGGGTCCGGCGCTTTTTCCGCGACGAGATCGCGCCGATCATCACCCCGATCGGCCTCGACCCGACCCACCCGTTCCCGCTGCTGGTGAACAAGAGCCTGAACTTCATCGTCGAGCTCGAGGGTGTCGACGCCTTCGGCCGCGATTCGGGCCTGGCGATCATCCCGGCGCCGCGCCTGCTGCCGCGGGTGATCCGAGTGCCGGAAGACGTGGGCGGGCCTGGCGACAACTATGTGTTCCTGTCGTCGATGATCCATGCCCATGCCGATGACCTGTTCCAGGGCATGAAGGTCAAGGGCTGCTATCAGTTCCGCCTGACCCGTAACGCCGACCTGGCGCTGGACTCGGAAGAGGTCGACGACCTGGCCCGTGCCCTGCGCGGCGAGTTGTTCTCGCGCCGCTACGGCGATGCCGTGCGCCTCGAGGTAGCCGATACCTGCCCGAAACACCTCTCCGACTATCTGCTCAAACAGTTCAGCCTGAGCGAGAGCGAGCTGTACCAGGTCAACGGCCCGGTCAACCTGACCCGCCTGTTCAGCATCACCGGGCTCGACAGCCACCCGGAGCTGCAGTACACGCCGTTCACCCCGGCGATCCCCAAACTGCTGGTCAATGCCGACAACATCTTCAGTGTGATCGGCAAGCAGGACATCCTGCTGATGCACCCATTCGAATCGTTCACCCCGGTGATCGACCTGCTGCGTCAGGCCGCCAAGGACCCGCATGTGCTTGCCGTGCGCCAGACGCTCTATCGCTCGGGTGCCAACTCGGAGATCGTCGACGCCCTGGTGGACGCGGCGCGTAACGGCAAGGAGGTCACGGCAGTGATCGAATTGCGCGCACGCTTCGACGAAGAGTCCAACCTGCAGATGGCCAGCCGCCTGCAGGCTGCCGGCGCGGTGGTGATCTACGGGGTGGTGGGCTTCAAGACCCACGCCAAGATGATGCTGATCCTGCGCCGCGAGCAGGGCGAGATCGTCCGTTACGCGCACCTGGGCACCGGCAACTACCACGCCGGCAACGCCCGCCTGTACACCGACTACAGCCTGCTGACCTCCGACGACGCCCTCACCGAGGACGTCGGCAAGCTGTTCAGCCAGCTGATCGGCATGGGCAAGACCCTGCGCATGAAGAAGCTGCTGCACGCGCCCTTCACCCTGAAGAAGGGCATGCTCGACATGATCGCCCGGGAGACCCAGTTCGCCCTGGAGGGCAAGCCTGCGCACATCATCGCCAAGTTCAACTCGCTGACCGACGCCAAGATCATCAAGGCGCTGTACAAGGCCAGCCAGTCGGGCGTGCGCATCGACCTGGTGGTGCGCGGCATGTGCTGCCTGCGTCCGGGCATCCCGGGGGTGTCGCACAACATCCACGTGCGCTCGATCATCGGCCGCTTCCTCGAGCACACCCGGGTGTTCTACTTCCTCAACGGCGGCGAGGAGCAGATCTACCTGTCCAGTGCCGACTGGATGGAGCGCAACCTCGACAAGCGCGTCGAGACCTGCTTCCCGGTGGAGGGCAAGAAGCTGTTGCTACGGGTCAAGAAGGAGTTGGAGGGGTACCTGACCGACAACACCCAGGCCTGGACCCTGCAACCGGACGGGCGCTACGTGCGCAGCACGCCGACCGGCAACCAGAACCCGCGCAGTGCCCAGGCGACCCTGCTGGAGCGCCTGAGCAACCCGGTCCTCAACGTACGCTGA
- the hemB gene encoding porphobilinogen synthase, giving the protein MSFTPANRLFPATRLRRNRRDEFSRRLVRENTLTVDDLILPVFVLDGEGRREEVPSMPGVERLSIDLLLEAAQGWVELGIPALALFPVTPTEKKSLDGAEAWNPDGIAQRATRALRARFPELGVITDVALDPFTTHGQDGILDEEGYVQNDITVDALVRQALSHAEAGAQVVAPSDMMDGRLGAIREALEVAGHVNVRIMAYSAKYASAYYGPFRDAVGSALNLGKANKASYQMDPANSDEALHEVATDLAEGADMVMVKPGMPYLDIVHRVKTEFKVPTFVYQVSGEYAMHMAAIQNGWLSEAVILESLTAFKRAGADGILTYFAVRAAQLMRGQ; this is encoded by the coding sequence GTGAGCTTTACCCCCGCCAATCGTCTGTTTCCTGCCACCCGTCTGCGTCGCAACCGCCGGGACGAATTCTCCCGTCGCCTGGTTCGCGAAAACACCCTGACTGTCGATGACCTGATTCTTCCGGTATTCGTACTGGACGGCGAGGGCCGCCGCGAAGAAGTGCCGTCCATGCCGGGCGTCGAGCGCCTGTCGATCGACCTGCTGCTGGAAGCCGCGCAGGGTTGGGTAGAGCTGGGCATTCCGGCGCTGGCGCTGTTCCCGGTGACCCCGACCGAAAAGAAATCCCTCGATGGCGCCGAAGCCTGGAACCCGGACGGCATCGCCCAGCGCGCCACCCGCGCCCTGCGTGCCCGCTTCCCGGAACTGGGGGTGATCACCGACGTGGCCCTCGACCCGTTCACCACCCACGGTCAGGACGGCATCCTCGACGAGGAAGGCTACGTGCAGAACGACATCACCGTCGACGCGCTGGTGCGTCAGGCGCTGTCCCATGCCGAGGCTGGTGCCCAGGTGGTCGCGCCGTCAGACATGATGGACGGCCGCCTCGGCGCGATCCGCGAAGCCCTGGAAGTGGCCGGCCACGTCAACGTGCGCATCATGGCCTACTCGGCCAAGTACGCCAGTGCCTACTATGGCCCGTTCCGCGACGCGGTCGGCTCGGCGCTGAATCTGGGCAAGGCCAACAAGGCCTCCTACCAGATGGACCCGGCCAACAGCGATGAGGCCCTGCACGAAGTGGCCACCGACCTCGCCGAAGGTGCCGACATGGTCATGGTCAAGCCGGGCATGCCGTACCTGGACATCGTTCACCGCGTGAAGACCGAGTTCAAGGTGCCGACCTTCGTCTATCAGGTCAGCGGCGAGTACGCCATGCACATGGCTGCCATCCAGAACGGCTGGCTCAGCGAAGCCGTGATCCTCGAATCCCTCACCGCTTTCAAACGGGCAGGCGCTGATGGCATCCTGACCTATTTCGCCGTGCGTGCCGCTCAATTGATGAGAGGGCAGTAA
- a CDS encoding DedA family protein, with amino-acid sequence MLQQFLNDFGYFALFLGTFFEGETILVLAGFLAFREYMDIKLVVLVAFCGSYAGDQLWYFMGRRHGRKILARKPRWQAMGDRALEHIRRHPDIWVLSFRFVYGLRTVMPVAIGLSGYPPRRYLLLNGIGAAVWALALGLAAYHFGAILEGMLGSIKKYELWVLGGLLVLGLALWLRRRFRNSRAERRAAAEGQAAEAEQAVTQEQQPEQGRDRH; translated from the coding sequence ATGCTTCAACAATTCCTGAACGATTTCGGCTACTTTGCCCTTTTTCTCGGCACGTTCTTCGAAGGCGAGACCATCCTTGTGCTCGCAGGGTTTCTTGCATTCCGCGAATACATGGACATCAAGCTGGTAGTGCTGGTGGCATTCTGCGGCAGCTATGCCGGTGACCAGCTGTGGTACTTCATGGGGCGCCGCCACGGGCGCAAGATTCTCGCCCGAAAGCCGCGCTGGCAGGCCATGGGCGACCGCGCGCTGGAGCATATCCGCCGCCATCCGGATATCTGGGTGCTGAGCTTCCGCTTCGTCTACGGCCTGCGCACGGTGATGCCGGTGGCCATCGGCCTGTCCGGCTACCCACCACGCCGCTACCTGCTGCTCAATGGCATCGGTGCCGCGGTCTGGGCTCTGGCCCTGGGCCTGGCCGCCTATCACTTCGGCGCCATCCTCGAAGGCATGCTGGGCAGCATCAAGAAATACGAACTATGGGTGCTCGGTGGCCTGCTGGTGCTGGGCCTCGCGCTCTGGCTGCGCCGGCGCTTTCGCAACAGCCGCGCCGAGCGGCGCGCGGCGGCAGAGGGCCAGGCCGCCGAGGCTGAGCAGGCTGTAACCCAGGAGCAGCAGCCAGAACAGGGGCGTGACCGGCACTAA
- the elbB gene encoding isoprenoid biosynthesis glyoxalase ElbB — protein sequence MTKKVAVILSGCGVYDGAEIHESVITLLRLDQRGAQVQCFAPNIAQMHVIDHLTGEQMPESRNVLVESARIARGEVKDIREAKVEDFDALIVPGGFGAAKNLSNFAVEGANCTVQPDVLALAEAFADACKPVGLICISPALAAKIYGPGVVCTIGTDAGTSAAVVKMGGTHEECDVHDIVEDTQRKLVTTPAYMLAKSISEAAGGIYKLVDRVLELTHEND from the coding sequence ATGACGAAAAAAGTTGCGGTGATTCTGTCCGGTTGCGGCGTATACGACGGCGCCGAAATCCACGAGAGCGTGATCACCCTGCTGCGCCTCGATCAGCGTGGCGCCCAGGTGCAGTGCTTCGCGCCGAACATCGCGCAGATGCATGTGATCGACCACCTGACCGGAGAACAGATGCCGGAATCGCGCAATGTGCTGGTGGAGTCGGCGCGCATTGCCCGTGGTGAGGTGAAGGACATTCGCGAAGCCAAGGTCGAGGACTTCGACGCCCTGATCGTGCCGGGAGGCTTCGGCGCGGCGAAGAACCTGTCGAACTTTGCCGTCGAAGGCGCCAACTGCACCGTGCAACCGGACGTGCTGGCGCTGGCCGAGGCCTTTGCCGACGCCTGCAAGCCGGTCGGGCTGATCTGCATCTCGCCGGCCCTGGCGGCGAAGATCTATGGGCCGGGCGTGGTCTGCACCATCGGCACTGACGCCGGCACCAGCGCGGCGGTGGTGAAGATGGGCGGCACCCATGAAGAGTGCGATGTGCATGACATCGTCGAAGATACCCAGCGCAAGCTGGTGACTACCCCGGCGTACATGCTGGCCAAGTCGATCAGCGAGGCGGCGGGTGGCATCTACAAGCTGGTGGACCGGGTGCTGGAGCTGACCCACGAAAACGACTGA